Proteins encoded within one genomic window of Trichoderma asperellum chromosome 2, complete sequence:
- a CDS encoding uncharacterized protein (EggNog:ENOG41): protein MLRNATRKLEQRRPAPCQLFQTSLTACRPLLQRCSRRMFASSQSAVAEGHETGKISRFDQDDRIFEPQSSRLASRAAAIHPHNSDTRYAFQHRLPADRPTRQQRPRETSTDPIDPDSAQGTSTQLNKSLRPRRRRKAEPVSATLEAWRNRSPSLFLKKVLEPNEHALYWKRLAAESRSVRPPIILLQMIIRKTAAQEPSQKYLLDLLPSVYEWERAMSIARRNGHSYEDLAYYMYILEGKTDDVRCERFLERDSYKPAFIFHFLLRSSSRFTSLDNLNRLIDYCGSWYPEAASNGLDKSKAKFYIPPRGAFGSANFNLNMSLLARHCIRLDPRLIIKLADLAVRYIEAIAESSLPQEEIYQAQCAVFNHGLKLLGSDHRKRTIRQSLPNSFFWEAQRILLAVSSKLKRQLLVDAEGFRAIRTVLAGMPKNHVEIHSSVRHAPTWPPYLRPGDGMDEEMDPEDNWSRSVRAGVLMQEAGFAKNDYDDAVDILQGMSPDGTPTIQQRILPGKRRKIGIWEASIRATRNAHEAWDRFQNPPKAGLKLGLAEYTAMFEKLTQREADENTRALPGDRALNFPTTQEANLTEFEKARIRPPSISQLYERMQLDGIRPTGSCLQILVANTESMEMARKYLHDSDGTGALYRLMSQEMDVQALKKVPISLISACIQVMIRQEGKLARKYMIRAIELAEQRLGTDRTPLSDFIWGAILKHLSQHHYGLRIAVHQQLKLSLHIIKKLDGPSGITLPQFIQFSKTLRKIAKRELGQLSTEMESGSLKIENHALWPLYDGKSRHRDAMHWDTFDDKSGALDLFRALRASTLQMNELFDKLLLHERDSRQLLGAKELEPLEGMMWRKDPARSEHAYEYMLSLAYLGEFQQMAQLLKWLIQEWGQPGVVQALSDVDEPPPYADFVETLCAFRLLAEPMLEQGEVESLREAIGVAGLNWSWPDEEAVEAYAEMQEDESINILARVLERVRLSWADTRREAET from the coding sequence CTGGCAAGATTTCCAGATTTGACCAAGACGATCGCATTTTTGAACCCCAATCTTCTCGGCTGGCCTCCCGGGCGGCTGCAATTCACCCACATAATTCCGACACCCGGTACGCTTTTCAACATAGGCTTCCAGCGGACCGTCCTACGCGACAACAGCGGCCTAGGGAGACCTCTACCGACCCTATCGATCCCGACAGTGCTCAGGGCACTTCCACTCAGTTGAACAAGTCCCTGCGCCCACGACGCCGCCGCAAAGCTGAGCCCGTCTCTGCTACTCTTGAAGCGTGGCGCAACAGATCACCCAGCCTCTTTCTAAAGAAAGTATTGGAGCCCAACGAACATGCCCTGTACTGGAAGAGACTCGCCGCGGAGAGCCGAAGTGTTCGACCTCCAATCATCTTGCTACAGATGATAATTCGCAAAACAGCGGCGCAAGAACCGAGCCAGAAATATCTTCTCGATTTACTCCCATCTGTATATGAATGGGAGAGAGCAATGAGTATCGCGCGGCGAAATGGCCACTCATATGAGGATTTGGCCTATTACATGTATATCCTCGAAGGCAAAACAGATGATGTGCGATGTGAAAGGTTTCTTGAACGCGATTCGTACAAGCCGGCCTTTAttttccattttcttctAAGATCATCGTCCAGGTTTACTAGCCTCGACAACCTCAATCGTCTGATCGATTATTGCGGTTCTTGGTATCCAGAGGCGGCGAGCAATGGACTAGACAAATCGAAAGCTAAATTCTATATACCACCTAGAGGGGCATTCGGATCGGCAAATTTCAACCTCAACATGTCCCTGCTTGCACGCCATTGCATTCGACTTGACCCTAGGCTCATCATCAAACTAGCAGATCTAGCAGTCCGGTATATCGAGGCTATAGCGGAATCATCCTTGCCACAAGAAGAGATCTACCAAGCTCAATGCGCCGTGTTCAATCATGGCCTCAAGCTACTTGGTTCGGACCACCGCAAACGTACGATTCGGCAGTCATTGCctaattctttcttttgggaAGCACAAAGGATACTTCTCGCTGTGTCCTCCAAATTGAAACGACAACTGCTTGTGGATGCGGAGGGATTTCGAGCCATCAGAACAGTATTAGCAGGCATGCCCAAGAATCACGTTGAGATACATAGTTCTGTCAGACACGCGCCTACGTGGCCCCCATATTTACGACCGGGAGACGGCATGGACGAAGAAATGGACCCTGAAGACAACTGGAGTCGGTCTGTACGAGCGGGAGTGCTGATGCAAGAGGCCGGATTCGCGAAAAATGACTATGACGACGCTGTTGATATCCTGCAGGGAATGTCTCCAGATGGGACACCGACAATCCAACAACGAATATTACCAGGGAAGCGCCGAAAGATAGGGATTTGGGAAGCCTCTATTAGAGCCACGCGCAATGCACACGAGGCATGGGACAGATTCCAAAACCCCCCCAAAGCTGGGCTCAAGCTCGGCTTGGCGGAATATACAGCGATGTTCGAAAAGTTGACGCAGAGAGAAGCAGACGAAAATACAAGAGCTTTGCCAGGTGACAGGGCGTTGAACTTCCCTACTACACAGGAAGCTAATCTTACCGAATTCGAAAAAGCCCGAATCCGCCCACCAAGCATATCTCAGCTGTATGAAAGGATGCAGCTGGATGGCATCCGTCCTACAGGGAGCTGCCTTCAAATTCTGGTAGCCAACACGGAATCGATGGAAATGGCGCGGAAATATCTGCATGATAGCGACGGAACTGGGGCCTTGTACCGTCTAATGTCTCAAGAGATGGATGTACAAGCTCTAAAGAAAGTGCCCATAAGTCTCATATCAGCCTGTATCCAAGTAATGATACGGCAAGAGGGCAAACTAGCGAGGAAGTACATGATACGAGCTATTGAACTGGCAGAGCAGCGACTGGGAACCGATCGAACTCCACTGTCCGACTTCATCTGGGGCGCGATTCTAAAACATCTATCACAGCACCACTACGGCTTGAGGATAGCCGTTCATCAGCAACTCAAGCTGTCTCTTCATATTATTAAGAAACTTGATGGACCCTCTGGGATTACACTTCCCCAATTTATCCAATTTAGCAAAACCTTGCGAAAAATAGCCAAACGCGAACTTGGACAACTTTCCACGGAAATGGAGTCTGGCTCGTTAAAGATAGAAAACCACGCCTTGTGGCCTTTATACGATGGGAAATCTAGGCATAGGGATGCTATGCACTGGGACACGTTTGACGACAAGTCAGGAGCCCTGGATTTGTTCCGTGCCCTACGAGCTTCTACCCTTCAAATGAACGAACTGTTTGACAAGCTTCTCTTGCACGAGAGAGATTCACGGCAGTTACTGGGTGCAAAGGAACTGGAACCATTAGAAGGGATGATGTGGCGAAAGGACCCAGCTCGTAGCGAGCATGCTTACGAATACATGCTCTCCTTGGCATATCTGGGCGAGTTTCAGCAAATGGCCCAGCTGCTGAAGTGGTTAATTCAGGAGTGGGGGCAGCCTGGCGTTGTCCAAGCATTGTCTGATGTGGACGAGCCGCCGCCATATGCTGACTTTGTTGAAACTCTATGCGCTTTTCGACTCTTAGCCGAGCCGATGCTCGAACAAGGAGAGGTGGAGTCACTACGCGAAGCCATTGGCGTAGCCGGACTGAATTGGTCGTGGCCTGACGAAGAGGCTGTGGAAGCTTACGCTGAAATGCAAGAGGATGAATCCATCAATATACTGGCGCGCGTATTAGAGCGGGTGCGCTTATCCTGGGCAGATACGAGAAGGGAAGCTGAGACTTAG